The proteins below come from a single Plasmodium sp. gorilla clade G2 genome assembly, chromosome: 13 genomic window:
- a CDS encoding 40S ribosomal protein S27: MNVDLLNPDPVEESKKHKLKRLIPTPNSYFMDVKCPGCLQITTLFSHAQNVVLCGSCNIMLCQPTGGKCKLTEGCSFRKKIE; the protein is encoded by the exons ATGAATGTCGATTTATTAAATCCAGATCCAGTTGAAGAATCAAAGAAACATAAATTAAAGAGATTAATTCCAACCCCTAATTCTTATTTTATGGATGTTAAATGCCCAGGATGTCTCCAAATTACAACTTTATTTAGTCACGCACAAAATGTTGTATTGTGTGGAAG ctGTAACATTATGTTGTGCCAGCCAACCGGTGGAAAATGTAAATTGACTGAAGGTTGCTcctttagaaaaaaaattgaataa